Genomic window (Streptomyces sp. TG1A-60):
GTACGGGCAGCCGGTGTACCGACAGGTGCCCGACCAGCAGGTGCCTCACCAACAGGCGTACGACCCCTACGGGGCGCAGCAGCCCCAGGGGTACGGCCAGGGGTACGGCCAGGACTACGGCTACGACCCGTACGCGACCGGCCACGTCCAGCAGCAGCCCACGCAGGGCTACGGTGTGGACTACGACACGGGCCGGCAGGCGCCGACGCCCGCCTACGACCCGTACGACCCCTACGGGCAGACGGCGGCCACCGGCCGGCAGACCCCTGTCGCGGAACAGAACGCCTACATCCCGCAGCAGTCGGCACCGCCGGAGACCCCAGAGGCGAGCGAACCCCGGGCCGGTGACGCCTCCCCGAAGCGGGACTCCGCCGGACCGGAGTACCGCACCGAGCAGTTCGCCTTCGTCGAGGAGCCCGACGGTGACTCCGAGGACGTCATCGACTGGCTGAACTTCACGGAGAACCGCACCGAGCGCCGCGAGGAGGCCAAGCGCCGCGCCAAGAGCCGGCTGATCGCCCTGGTCGTCGTTTTCGCCATGGTCGCGGTCGGCGGCGTCGGCTACATGTGGTGGGCGGGCATGCTGCCCGGGGCGTCCTCGGACGAGCAGACCGGCACCACGACTTCCGCCGCCGCGCAGAAGCGGGACGTGGTCGTCGTCCATCTGCACGACACCAGGAAGGGCGGCACCTCCACGGCACTGCTCGTGAACAACAGCACCGCCGGGCAGGGCGCCACCGTCCTGATCCCCAACGCCCTCGCCCTGACGGGCGACGACGGCACCACCACGACCCTCGCCAAGTCCGTCGAGGACGACGGCTCCGCCGGCACCCGCGACGGGCTCGACACCGTCCTCGGCACCGACATCGAGGGCACCTGGCGGCTGGACACCCCGTACCTGAACAACCTCGTCGAACTCGTCGGCACCATCGACATCGACACCGACACCGACGTGCCCGACCCCGAGGCCGAGAAGAAGAACGAGGCCCCCCTCGTCAGCAAGGGCGAGCAGCAGACCCTCAGCGGCAAGATGGCCGTCGCCTACGCCACCTACCGGGCATCCGGCGAGTCGCAGGACGCGCAGCTCAAACGGTTCGGGCAGGTCATGCAGGGCGTGCTGCGCAAGCTGTCCTCCGACGCGGATGCCGCCACGACCACCGTGAAGACGCTGGCCCAGATCCTCGACCCGTCGCTGAGCGACAAGGACCTCGGCACCTTCCTCGCCAAGCTCGCCGACCACGCCAAGGGCGGCGACTACAAGACTGAGCCGCTGCCCGTCCGGCAGGACGGCACCCTCAGCACCGAGGCCTCCGACAGCGTGGTCAAGGACCTGCTCGGCGGCACCGCGAAGAGCCCCGACGCCGGGGACGCGGTCCGCGTCGGGATCCGCAACGCCACCGGCGACAAGGACGCCACCGAACAGGCCCGCGTGGTGGTCCTCAACGGCGGCTACACCTTCCTCGACGCCGGCACCACCGACACCGCCCAGGCCACCTCCCAGGTCACCTACTCCGACGCGGCCCGCAAGCAGGACGCCATCGAGGTCGCCAAGACCCTCGGCCTTCCCACCAGCGCCGTCAAGAAGGGCGACACCACCTCCAGCGCGGACGTCTCCGTCGTACTCGGCCAGAACTACGAGACGACGGACACGACCGGAACGGGGGCCACCGGGACCACGGACTGACCGACAGCAGGCCCCGGGGCCGCCACAGCGGCGATGCCCGGGGGCTGATCGTTCAACACGTGGGGCGGTGTCGGTGGGCCGTGAGACCCTTGGGGTAGCCCGAGAGGGTTCCTGACCGCCGACGGAAAGCCTTGTAGTGACCGCCACCGACCGCTCCCTGGAGCTCATCAACACCGCCGCGCAGGCGGCAGCCGACAAGCTCGCGCACGACGTCATCGCGTACGACGTCAGCGATGTGCTGTCCATCACGGACGCTTTTCTGCTCGCCTCCGCGCCCAACGACCGCCAGGTCAAGTCGATCGTCGACGAGATCGAGGAGCGGCTGACCAAGGAGCTCGGCGCCAAGCCGGTCCGCCGTGAGGGCGACCGCGAGGCCCGCTGGGTGCTGCTGGACTACGTCGACATCGTCGTCCACGTCCAGCACAGCGAGGAGCGCGTCTTCTACGCCCTGGAGCGGCTCTGGAAGGACTGCCCCGAGCTGGAGCTGCCCGCCGACGCCAAGGCCACCCGGGGCAAGGGCGAGGAGCACGCCAAGCTGCGCGCCGCCGAGGAGGCCGCCGAGCTGAGCGGGGAGCCTCGGTGACCCAGGGCGTCGACTCCGCCGCTCTGCCCCCGGGCCGGGGCCGCCGTCTCATCCTGTGGCGGCACGGCCAGACCTCGTGGAACGTGGCGCGCCGCTTCCAGGGCACCACGGACGTCGAGCTGACCGAGACAGGCGTCGGCCAGGCCCGCCGCGCCGCCCGGCTGCTCGCCTCCCTCCGGCCCGACGCGATCGTCGCCTCCGACCTGCGGCGCGCGGCGCGCACAGCCGCCGAGCTGGCCGCGCTCACCGGCCTGGACGTCAGCCACGACGAAGGCCTGCGCGAGACCTACGCGGGCGTCTGGCAGGGGCTCACGCACGACGAGATCATCGCCCGGCACGGCGAGGAGTACGCCGCGTGGAAGCGCGGCGAGCCGATCCGGCGCGGCGGTGGCGAACTGGAGACCGAGGTCGCCGACCGCGCCGCCCCCGTGGTCCTCCGGCACGCCGACAAGCTCCCGGAGAACGGCACCCTCGTGGTGGTCAGCCACGGCGGCACCATCCGCACCACCATCGGGAGCCTCCTGGGTCTGGAGCCCCACCACTGGGAGGGCCTCGGTGGCCTTTCCAACTGCTGCTGGTCCGTGCTCGGTGAGGGTGCCCGCGGCTGGCGGCTCCTTGAGCACAACGCCGGCACGCTGCCCGAACCGGTGC
Coding sequences:
- a CDS encoding LytR C-terminal domain-containing protein, whose product is MNDRYDAGHGGDQQYVLVGYDEYGQPVYRQVPDQQVPHQQAYDPYGAQQPQGYGQGYGQDYGYDPYATGHVQQQPTQGYGVDYDTGRQAPTPAYDPYDPYGQTAATGRQTPVAEQNAYIPQQSAPPETPEASEPRAGDASPKRDSAGPEYRTEQFAFVEEPDGDSEDVIDWLNFTENRTERREEAKRRAKSRLIALVVVFAMVAVGGVGYMWWAGMLPGASSDEQTGTTTSAAAQKRDVVVVHLHDTRKGGTSTALLVNNSTAGQGATVLIPNALALTGDDGTTTTLAKSVEDDGSAGTRDGLDTVLGTDIEGTWRLDTPYLNNLVELVGTIDIDTDTDVPDPEAEKKNEAPLVSKGEQQTLSGKMAVAYATYRASGESQDAQLKRFGQVMQGVLRKLSSDADAATTTVKTLAQILDPSLSDKDLGTFLAKLADHAKGGDYKTEPLPVRQDGTLSTEASDSVVKDLLGGTAKSPDAGDAVRVGIRNATGDKDATEQARVVVLNGGYTFLDAGTTDTAQATSQVTYSDAARKQDAIEVAKTLGLPTSAVKKGDTTSSADVSVVLGQNYETTDTTGTGATGTTD
- the rsfS gene encoding ribosome silencing factor — encoded protein: MTATDRSLELINTAAQAAADKLAHDVIAYDVSDVLSITDAFLLASAPNDRQVKSIVDEIEERLTKELGAKPVRREGDREARWVLLDYVDIVVHVQHSEERVFYALERLWKDCPELELPADAKATRGKGEEHAKLRAAEEAAELSGEPR
- a CDS encoding histidine phosphatase family protein, whose amino-acid sequence is MTQGVDSAALPPGRGRRLILWRHGQTSWNVARRFQGTTDVELTETGVGQARRAARLLASLRPDAIVASDLRRAARTAAELAALTGLDVSHDEGLRETYAGVWQGLTHDEIIARHGEEYAAWKRGEPIRRGGGELETEVADRAAPVVLRHADKLPENGTLVVVSHGGTIRTTIGSLLGLEPHHWEGLGGLSNCCWSVLGEGARGWRLLEHNAGTLPEPVLGDDD